One Gordonia mangrovi genomic region harbors:
- a CDS encoding copper resistance CopC family protein: MRDRRLIPATLALMMGVLLIGTVLAPMAAAHSQVVSSDPDDGATVRSGPQRVTVTFNEPLQESFAVLTVVGPDGRYWQEGDPTVTGSELSVAVRELGPAGTYTLNYRVTSADGHPVEGQRSFDLTVAGSGTPGPVADTAADSDDGGPPLWPFIVVAVVVLVGGLGIVLLLSRRSGRRSS, encoded by the coding sequence ATGCGTGATCGTCGACTGATCCCGGCCACTCTCGCGCTGATGATGGGGGTGCTGCTCATCGGCACCGTACTGGCGCCGATGGCCGCCGCGCATTCGCAGGTCGTGTCGTCGGACCCCGATGACGGGGCCACCGTGCGCAGCGGCCCGCAGCGGGTGACGGTCACCTTCAACGAACCGTTGCAGGAGTCGTTCGCGGTACTCACCGTGGTGGGTCCGGACGGGCGCTACTGGCAGGAGGGCGACCCGACGGTCACCGGATCCGAACTGAGTGTCGCGGTGCGGGAACTGGGCCCGGCGGGCACCTACACGCTCAACTATCGGGTGACCTCCGCCGACGGGCACCCCGTCGAGGGCCAGCGCAGCTTCGACCTGACGGTCGCCGGGAGCGGTACGCCCGGCCCGGTCGCCGACACCGCGGCCGACTCCGACGACGGCGGCCCGCCGTTGTGGCCGTTCATCGTGGTGGCGGTGGTGGTGCTCGTCGGGGGACTCGGCATCGTGCTGCTGCTCTCGCGGCGGTCGGGCCGCCGGTCGTCCTGA
- a CDS encoding copper resistance D family protein: MTSTAGSVPQEHQRLRVAAIFAALTAMFAGLGLCWLLAAPDGPEATAVPGVLGLAAAVLLVGLGALPVLGLEPSPVAVGSAGAAWFVGVALTAWMRTADQTGLAPTAVGLGQFVDTLRAGAPELVTLLASCAVVVLVCVHLFGRADPPAAAYAILAAIGVLATSITGHPGQHSIGPVLIGAHALAAAWWCGTLAAMILVVRGRRGWAVALPEFSARALWAVAVIAATGVVSGLLDTGVGDLLDTGYGRILLAKAAGLTVLVAFGVHARRRWVPQAGRHRLAETASLRYAFAELVVMGSVLGLAVGLAGTAP, from the coding sequence GTGACCTCGACGGCGGGCAGTGTCCCGCAGGAACACCAGCGGCTGCGCGTCGCGGCGATCTTCGCCGCGCTGACGGCGATGTTCGCCGGACTCGGGCTGTGCTGGTTGCTCGCCGCGCCCGACGGGCCGGAGGCGACCGCGGTGCCCGGAGTTCTGGGACTGGCCGCCGCGGTTCTACTGGTGGGGCTCGGCGCGCTGCCCGTCCTCGGTCTCGAGCCGTCGCCGGTGGCGGTGGGGAGCGCCGGCGCGGCCTGGTTCGTCGGTGTCGCGCTGACCGCGTGGATGCGGACTGCCGACCAGACCGGTCTCGCACCGACCGCCGTGGGGCTCGGCCAGTTCGTCGACACCCTCCGCGCCGGAGCGCCGGAACTCGTCACCCTCCTCGCGTCGTGTGCGGTGGTCGTGCTGGTGTGCGTGCACCTGTTCGGACGTGCCGATCCCCCCGCGGCGGCCTACGCGATCCTCGCGGCGATCGGCGTGCTGGCGACGTCGATCACCGGTCACCCCGGGCAACACTCGATCGGTCCGGTGCTGATCGGCGCGCACGCGTTGGCCGCCGCCTGGTGGTGCGGGACGCTGGCCGCGATGATCCTCGTCGTGCGCGGGCGCCGTGGATGGGCGGTCGCACTGCCGGAATTCTCCGCCCGGGCCCTGTGGGCCGTCGCGGTCATCGCCGCCACCGGTGTCGTCAGCGGATTGCTGGACACCGGCGTCGGCGACCTCCTCGACACGGGATACGGACGCATCCTGCTGGCCAAGGCGGCGGGTCTCACCGTCCTCGTCGCGTTCGGCGTCCACGCGCGGCGACGCTGGGTACCGCAGGCCGGCCGTCATCGGCTCGCCGAGACGGCCTCGCTGCGTTACGCGTTCGCCGAACTCGTCGTGATGGGCTCGGTACTCGGGCTCGCGGTGGGGCTCGCGGGCACCGCACCCTGA